Proteins encoded within one genomic window of Bombina bombina isolate aBomBom1 chromosome 1, aBomBom1.pri, whole genome shotgun sequence:
- the FAM181A gene encoding protein FAM181A: protein MSSDSEVKTLLNFVNLASCDIKAALDKSAPCRRSVDHRKYLQKQLKRFSQKYSRLPRCHPNKGMDMRKELMDKHNSFMHNKVLNGKPIGAAERENNLAGNVCTQENSIDVGRPDQVPMRKRQLPASFWEEPRPSSSLLGDGCPSTLDIIYKDAESSLPFYEAKRGKALSIQSPSSLSAHLSGEKEIGRLPPVASITEWVNACGCCPFQYHGQAMYQHSHGALAHNPFAALTLWSKNTVPTVEIQHLCKESGQRIYRHVVLKPIPTKPATPSSVFTRFGYI, encoded by the coding sequence ATGTCATCTGACAGTGAAGTGAAGACACTGCTGAATTTTGTGAACTTGGCCTCGTGTGATATCAAAGCAGCTTTAGATAAATCTGCACCTTGCAGGAGATCAGTAGACCACAGGAAATATTTACAAAAGCAGTTAAAAAGGTTTTCTCAAAAATATTCcaggctgccaagatgccacccaAACAAAGGTATGGATATGAGGAAAGAGCTGATGGACAAACACAACAGTTTCATGCATAATAAAGTATTGAATGGGAAACCCATTGGAGCAGCAGAGAGAGAAAATAACCTTGCTGGAAACGTGTGCACCCAGGAAAATAGTATTGATGTTGGCAGACCAGATCAGGTGCCCATGAGAAAAAGGCAACTACCTGCCTCATTTTGGGAAGAGCCCAGACCTTCATCAAGCCTACTGGGTGATGGTTGCCCTTCCACACTGGATATTATATACAAGGATGCTGAGTCGTCTCTTCCTTTTTATGAAGCCAAGAGAGGCAAGGCCTTGAGTATCCAGAGCCCCAGTTCTCTCAGTGCCCACCTCTCAGGAGAGAAGGAAATTGGAAGGCTGCCCCCCGTGGCTTCCATCACAGAGTGGGTAAATGCTTGTGGCTGCTGTCCATTTCAGTACCACGGACAGGCCATGTATCAGCACAGTCACGGGGCGCTTGCTCACAATCCATTTGCTGCTCTGACATTGTGGAGTAAAAACACAGTTCCTACAGTAGAGATCCAGCACTTGTGCAAGGAGTCAGGACAGAGGATATATAGACACGTGGTCTTAAAACCCATTCCCACAAAGCCAGCCACCCCCTCTTCGGTGTTCACTAGATTTGGATATATTTAA